TATTCAGCATAAGTGACTTAAATATTATTAGCTGAATTTACTTTACCTCATCATGGTATCAAAAACACCCGCAGCAGGGGCGGGTGTTTTTTATGGTAAAAGCTGTCTGGTCAACAATGCGATTTTACGCAAATACCTCTAAACGGCTACGACCGCGAGCAACGGCTTGCTTAACTTGATTTGGCGCTGTACCACCTAAGTGGTCACGGGCTGCTAATGAGCCTTCTAACGTTAAATATTCAAAGACATCATCACCGATTGCATCGCTAAATTGCTGTAGCTGCGCCAATGACAAATCGCTCAAATCAACACCCTCGGCAATACCTAAAGCAACGGCATTACCCACCACTTCATGAGCATCACGGAACGCCACACCATTACGTACCAAATAATCTGCAAGGTCAGTAGCGGTAGCATAGCCTTTCATTGTGGCAGCGCGCATGTTTTCTTTATTTGGGGTGATATTCGGTAGCATATCAGCAAAAGCCAATAAACAGCCGGTAAGCGTATCGACGCAATCAAACAACGGCTCTTTGTCTTCTTGGTTGTCTTTGTTATAAGCCAGTGGCTGGCTTTTCATCAGGCTAAGGAGTGTCATTAGCTGCCCAAAGACACGTGCTGCTTTACCGCGAACCAACTCTGGTACATCAGGATTTTTCTTTTGCGGCATGATAGATGAGCCAGTACAGAAGCGATCAGGGATTTGCACAAAGTTAAACTGCGCTGACATCCATAGGATAATCTCTTCACTCATGCGAGACATGTGCATCATAAGGATAGACGCGGCAGAAGTGAATTCAATCGCGAAGTCACGATCTGAGACGGCATCAAGCGAGTTTTGGCAAATACCTTCGAAACCTAACAGCTCAGCAGTAATGGTACGATCAATGGGGAATGTCGTGCCAGCAAGGGCAGCACTACCAAGTGGCATCTGATTGATACGGCGGCGCGCATCGACCAGACGTTCGGTATCGCGATATAACATCTCAAACCACGCCATGACGTGATGACCAAAGCTCACTGGCTGCGCCGTTTGTAAATGCGTAAAGCCGGGCATAATAGTGTCAGTATGCTGCTCAGCCAAATCAAGCAAACCACTTTGCAAGCGTACTAATAAGGCAATGATATTATCAGTCTCTTCGCGTAGCCAAAGACGAATATCGGTGGCAACCTGATCGTTACGGCTACGACCCGTATGCAGCTTTTTACCAACAGCGCCGATGATGTCAGTCAAGCGCGACTCAACATTCATGTGCACGTCTTCTAGCGCGATTGACCAGTTAAACTCGCCAGCCTCAATCTCGCGCAGTACTTGATGTAGACCATCAATAATGGTGGCTACTTCGTCAGCGGTCAAAATGTCACATTCTTTAAGCATGGTCGCGTGGGCGATTGAGCCTTGAATATCGTGACGAGCAAAGCGTTGGTCAAAGCCAACAGAGGCGGTGAAGGCAGCGACAAAGCTGTCCGTCGCTTCACTGAAGCGTCCGCCCCACATCTGCTGGCCTTGGCTGTTTGAAGGACTGCTTACAGGGTTGTTTTGTGCAGCGTTATTTGTTATCGGAGCATCTGTGCTAGAATCAGAGACAGATGGGTTTACATTTGATTCGGGACTACTAGGTTTTGAAGAATTGGCGTTCATATCGGTACAAGACAAGTCAGCAGAATAAGAGCTCAAGTATAGCAAAGGATGAGGTTGCCTTACTAGCGGAGCGCTTAGAGTTTTTTATTCCCAAGCTCATGGAAGTCATGAAGCCTTGGCAGTGGTTCATTTATATCTTTTTTTGGTCACTATTCGTCACGGTAATAAATCGCTATGATATTGCCACGTGGTCAGATTTTTTGATTCAGCTGTTTAGCAGAGTCCTGCAAAACACCTTGAGTATTATTCCTTCCTTATACATCATTGATTATTTGCGCCCCATTTTTAAGGGCATGAGCATACCTAAAGCCAGCATGTATGTGCTTGCCTTACTCATGGTGGCATCTACCATATCCATGATTTTAGTCATGCTGGTGATGATTAACATTGGTTGGTTTGAATATGATCGTCAAACTTTTATTCTAAATATATTATTTGATGCGGTGATTAGTGGTGGCTTTACCTTAGTGTTCTTACTGTATTTTTTACGCCGTTATCGCGAGACGAATGCGCTCAAACAATCGTTTGAGCAGAAATTGAGTGCACAAAATGATGTGATCAAAGCACGAATCGCTCCGCATTTTTTCTTTAATACCATTAATACCCTTGTGTCACTGATAGAGTCCAATCCAGCAAGAGCTTCTGCTTTATTACAGCACGTTTCTGCCTTATTCCGTGCCAGTTTCAATGGGGCACGAGAGATTAGTTTTGAAGAAGAAATTGCTCTTTGTGAGCACTATCTAGCGATTGAGTCTAGCCGCTTAGCGGATAAGCTTGAAGTGAGTTGGCAATTGCCTGACGAAGATGTCATGTATGACATGGTGATTACTGCCTTGACCTTACAGAGCGTGCTAGAAAAAATGCTGCTGAATGTGGTGGAGATGACCACTGAAACCATTTATATCAATATTAGAGTCACTTGGCAGCAGCATCGGGTTGTGATTACGATTGGTGTCGCGCTGCCGAAAAAAACCATGATTATTAACCATGATTTACGTCAGCACATGAACTTTTATATTCAAGCGGAACGTTTACGGGCTTATTTCGGTCAAAGTGCGGATATTAAAAGTAGCGTTACCAGTAGTCGAATTATTACCGTCATCGACTATCCGCTGCAAGATGTTAGTTTATGACCGTTTTTTTGGGCTTAATTTTGTATTTTATTTCTCAAGAAATAGGTATGGCATACTTATTGCACCATGTTTATAGCTAATGGGTTGTTTTACTTTGTATTTAGCCATGATTCCCCATAAAAATTATTATCGATAAATGCATTGAAATAAAACTCAATGCACAAGGCTATCAACGTCAATATAGCCAGTTATTGTTTTATGAAATAATTAAAGGTTTTTATGCTAAGTGATTGGTAATGAGTGCTAATATGTTGGTAAGACCATTGAAAAAAATACTAAGTTTATCCTGGGATTGGAGTTTGCATGCGTATCGTAGTTTGTGATGATGAGCCACTAGCACGTGAGCGTTTGGTTAGAATTGTACAGGAGTCAGGTCATCAAGTCGTTGCTCAAGCAACCACGGGTGCAGAAGCCATTATCGCTGTCAAAACTCAGCAGCCAGACATCATATTATTAGATATTCGTATGCCTGAGATGGATGGGGTGCGCTGTGCGCAAGAGCTTGCCAAGCTTGAGCATCCGCCAGCTATTATATTTGTCACCGCTTATGATCATTATGCCATTGCCGCGCTAAAAGCCAATGCGATTGGTTATTTATTAAAGCCTGCCAATAAAGATGAGTTACTAGAAGCACTAGATAAAGCGAAAAATTTGAACGCGGCGCAGTTAAATGAGATTCGTAAACTCGAAGACCCAACAGCGCGTCCAGTACGTGAGCATATCGCTGCTCGTACCCACCGAGGCGTTGAGCTCATCAAGCTCAAAGATATCTATTATTTTACCGCCGATCAAAAGTACGTCAAAGTCCGTCACAAAGATGGCATTGTCCTGATTGATGAGACGCTAAAAGAGCTTGAACAAGAATTTGAGGATCGGCTGTTTCGGGTGCACCGTAATGCCATCATCAACCTTAGCTTTTTGGACTTTTTAGAAACGTTGGATGCAGGACAATATCAAATACGCTTTAAAGGCATTGATGAGACACTCGCGGTTAGCCGCCGTCACTTACCTGCATTACGTGACAAGATTCAAAGCATGTAAGCTGCGGTTTGCATAGTGAAATAACAGCAAAATAACAGCAAAATAACCGTGAAATAATCATCCCATATCATCAAACCCTTATTTATGCTTAAATAGGGGTATTTTTTTGCGTCAGCATTGACTATATATGGTTTATATCGCCCATTTTTTGTGGAAAATTTGCAGTATTGTCTAATACTGACATGCATAGTACTGATGTGAACAGTATCGAATTTATTGAGGCCCTTTATGAGCAATCCGCAGCAAACTGCTTTGACTACCTTGAATATCGCCACGCGTCAGAGCCCTTTAGCACTATGGCAAGCTGAGCATATCCGTGCTCGTCTACTAGATTTGTATCCTGAATTGACGATTAACTTGCTAAAAATTGTCACTAAGGGTGACAAGATTTTGGACACACCTTTGGCTAAAATTGGTGGTAAAGGTTTGTTTGTCAAAGAGCTTGAGCAAGCACTATATGACAAACAAGCGGACATCGCGGTACATTCATTAAAGGACGTACCGATGCAGCTTCCTGAAGGCTTGATGCTGGGCGTCTATTGCAAACGCGCTTCACCGACTGATGCTTTTGTGTCTAACACCTATAATAGTCTTGATGAGTTGCCGCAAGCCGCAGTCGTTGGCACGTCAAGTTTGCGTCGTCAGTGTCAGCTTAAAGCCTATCGCCCAGACCTACAAATCAAAACCCTACGCGGTAACGTTGGTACACGTTTGGGCAAGCTGGATGCTGGCGAGTATGATGCGATTATTTTAGCGACCAGTGGTTTGCAGCGTATCGAGCTGGATGAGCGCATACGCGGCGAGCTTGATATCAATGCCTGCCTGCCTGCGGTTGGTCAAGGCGCTTTAGCGATCGAATGCCGTGAAGGTGATGATGAGGTGCTAAAATTACTGGCACCACTGAATGATGATAAAGCTCGTATCCGTCTCATTGCTGAGCGCGCGCTAAACCGTCATTTAGAGGGTGGCTGCCAAGTGCCCATTGCTGCTTATGCTGTGTTACAAATAGCGGATGAAACAAGCAGCAACAATGATGATAACGGTGATAATGGCAATAACGACAACGGCAATGTGTTATGGCTACGTGGCCGCGTCGGTCAAGCGGATGGCAGCGAGCTGCTAAAAGCAGAAAAACGCGTCACATTGATCGGCACACAAGCCGAGCAAGAAGTACAGGCTAATCAGCTTGGTATTGATGTTGCCAATATACTGCTTGCCGATGGCGCGGGTGATATCTTATCCGCGATTTATCATCCTGAATAACATACCAGTATTTTGATTATCTTAGTCATAGCCCCAGTATTATTGATGCTAGGGCTATCGTTAAGCCAATTCTATCAGTCTTTTGTCATGGTACGTCTATGTCATCAACATTAAATCACGCCCAGCTTATTGCTAACAGTCAATCAAATAATGAGTCATCACTCACGCAAGTAGTCATCAATACTCGCCCAGTAGAGCGTGCCGCTGCATTGACGGATCATCTACAAGTAGCAGGGCTGACGGTGGTAGAGATACCGATGTTGACGTTACAATCACGCCCAACGACTGAGCAAGACATGACGCTGATGCGGCAGTGGCTAGCAGGCGATTATAAGGCGCTTGTGATTGTTAGCCCAACGGCGGCCGCTTCAGGACTGGCTGTTTGGCAAGCGCTTGAAGATGAGCGTCAAGCTCAAAATCATGACGATGATAATAATAATGAGCGAAAAGATATAGCAATTAATGCTCTGCAAGCTCCGAGCTACTTGATTGCCGTGGGTGAAGCGACTGCGTCAGTATTAAATCATGCCAAAATGGAGGCATCGAATTACCAAGTGCTTCAGCCTCACATTGCCAATAACGAAGGTATGCTAGCGATGCCTGAAATTGAGCGTTTGCAAGCAGGTGACAAGTTGCTCGTGTGGCGCGGATTGGGAGGTAGGCGACTATTGGTCGATACGTTGCTGGCACGCGGTGTGCATATCGATAGCATTGCTTGGTATGAGCGCATAATGCCAGTCGATGCGATGGCTCAATATGAGCAGTGGCTAAAAGAGTTTTTAACCGATAATTTAACGCATAATATAATGCAAGATGCGTCGGCAGTGCAGCAACCAAAGCCAATCGTTGTGGTCAGTAGCGGTACAGCCTTTGAGCATTGGGAAAGCATCGTTCGGGCTGTAGCAGAAAAGGCATTAAAGCAAGAAACAGCCAGAGAAACCCCCGCTATTTTGCCCTATGAATTGTCAGACTTTTCTTATGTGGTGTTGGGTGAGCGTTTAGCCAATATGGTCGCTGATCAGCAGTTAAGCTATTGGCGTGTGGAAGATTTGGCGCCAGAAACCATTCTTGCTGCTATCCATGCTAAAGCCTGTTAAATGTATAAATGTACCAACCGATGATCTGTCCTTATCTATTATGTTTCACTTTTTATTTATTTGCTTTAAACCTGTTTTAGCCAAAATAACGGTGCTGCCTTATGTCAATCAATTCTGAATCGTTATCTCAGGAACCTTCTGCTACTCAGCAGCGCCGACAAGCAAATGTGTTTTTGTTGCGCCTGCAGTGGCTGGTTATCTTGTTGCTTATCGCCGCCCTATTGTGGCTCTACATCAGCCAACAGCGTTTCCAACATAGTGTTAATGAGCGTTTGCAAAGCAACGAGCAAGTCGTCAGCCGTCTGAATGAGATGGATGACCGTCTATTTGCGATGAGTCAGCAGACGCTGCCAGAGCCTCGATCTGCCGCCAGTAGCCAAGCGCAAAACCAGTTAGATCTACTGCGTATTCAGATACAAGCTGCTGATAGATTGTTGGCAGACAATAACGACAGTGCGGCGATTGATTTGTTGCGTGGTCTACACTGGCAGCTTTCGCAAAGCAGCAATGAGATTGCTCCAGCGCTAACGGTTGTGATCAAACAAAGCTTGATGAAAGACATCGAACGTTTGCAGGCGAGCAGCTCTCAGCCCAGTCCTTGGCAGCTACAAAACCTCGCCATCCAAAATATTCAAGAGTTTTTGCACAGCTATGAGCGTGTGAGTAGCGAGGCGACACCGCACAATAGCGCTGATAGTAATATGAGCCTCTCGCGCAAACAACTGACCATTCACGAAGTGATTATGACCTTAAATCTGGCCAGTCAAGCCAGCAATATGCGCGAACAAGAGCAGCTTATTGGTTATCTGCGTCAAGCAAGAAATCAACTACAAACATTGGTGCCGAAGTCTGCTATTCCTCAAGAGTCAGCGCCAAAGGCAGCCATGACTAATACTGAAAACACCTCTAATGATGCGTCCGCAGGCAAAAAACAAACCTCTACCGACAAGAATCTACCAACCAGATCCTCTCCGACAAATATCGCAGAAGTTATAGATTGGTTAGATAAATTGATTGCCAATGCACCGAAACCAACGCCATTGTTGACCACTCAGATTTTGGATAAATCTCAGCGTTAGTGGTTCAGTGGATGTTGATTGATAGATTTATGAATATAAAAATAAGAGAAATGACGTTATGGACAGTTTGAATCAAGCAGCACATGTAGCCTCTAATATCGCAGATAATCATCCTGACGAATTGTCTCATTATCCCATTATTCATCACCAGCCCATTCACTGGGGCGAGATGGATGCGTTTAACCATTTAAATAATGTGATTTATTACCGTTACGCTGAATCAGCACGAATTGGCTATTTGCAGGCGCTAGGTATGTTTGATGGCAGTATGGTGACGGTATTGGCACAATCTAGCTGCCAGTATTTACGCCCAGTGACTTATCCTGATACTTTGCTATTGGGAGTGCGCTGTCAGCGCTTGGGCAATACGAGTATCGTGATGGAATATAGCTACTATAGCACCGTGCAAGCGGCCATCGTCGCGACGGCTGAGGCAGTCGTGGTACGGCTCGATAGTGAGGGAAAGCGTAAGTTAGCTTGGACAGAGGAAGAGCGCGCTCGGCTATTGGCATTAGAAGCGAAAGTTGGTCATACACCAAAGCTTTAGTACTGAATGTTAAATAAATGAAAAAAAGGCACGCTAATGTTATGTTAGCGTGCCTTTTGCTATGTGGCTGATATCGAATCAGCCAATTAATCAGTCAATCAACTATTAATCTTGCTTTGGCGCATGTACGAAATCGATGACGTTCAAGTCAAAGCCTGATAATGCGTAAAACTTCATGGGTGATGATAATAAACGCATATCACGAACACCTAAATGCCGCAAAATCTGTGCGCCAACACCAATGCTGCGATACGGCTGCTGAGTAATGGTCGATTGCGATTCATTGTCTGCCGCTTTGTCTAACGCCTCTCCTAAATCTATTGGCTGGTTGCTACCAATCCAAACTAATACGCCGCGATCTGAATTACTGATTTCCTCCAGTGCTGAGCGTACGCTCCAGCCACTACGACCCGTCATATCATTTTTGGCAGCAAACAAGTCGCGTAGTGGGTGAAAACCATGGACACGGACGGTGCTGACGCCTTCGCTCACATCGCCTTTTACCAAAGCCAAATGCGTTTCATCAGCGCCAAATTCGCGGAAGCGATGTAGCGTAAAGGTGCCGTATTCCGTTTCAAAAGGACGCGACTCAATTTCTTCTACCGTTTGCTCGTTCGCGATGCGGTAGTTGATGAGGTCAGCAATTGTACCCATCTTGATGCCATGCTCTTCGGCAAATATCTCAAGGTCATCACGGCGCGCCATCGTACCATCAGCATTGATGATTTCGACAATCACTGCTGCGGGCTCAAGCCCTGCTAGGCGTGCTAAATCACAACCAGCTTCGGTATGCCCAGCGCGGTGCAAGACGCCACCATTTTGAGCCATGATTGGGAAGATATGTCCAGGCTGGACGATGTCTTCAGGTTTTGCCGAAGAAGAAACCGCTGCTTGAATAGTACGTGCACGGTCAGCAGCAGAGATACCCGTGGTAACGCCTTCAGCGGCTTCGATAGAAACCGTAAAGTTGGTGCTAAATTTTGCCTCGTTATGATCAGACATCAGCGGCAAAGCCAACTGTTGGCAGCGTGCTTGTGACAAGGTCAAGCAGACCAAACCACGTGCATGAGTAATCATAAAGTTAATATCTTCAGGGCGCACATGGGTCGCTGCCATAATGATATCACCTTCATTTTCACGGTCTTCATCATCCATTAAGATGACCATCTTGCCAGCACGAATGTCTTCGATAATCTCAGGAATCGTATTTAAACTCATAGTAAGTCTCAATATTTTATTATTTATAGATAGGTGTGATGTGGAATATAAAGCATACTCTGTCTATTGTAGCAGTAGATGCTACAGAGCGCTGTTGCGGTTAGGCAAAGTGCATTGGATCAAATTGATCCACCGTAGACAGACATTATGGAATCATTGCTCATATATCAATATGAGGACATTTTAACGCTTTTCAGCCCACTGTGCTGCTTCATCTCGAAACTATATGGGCCAGTCTGTCAAATATAGTGATAAGTATTACTAATGGTCACGACGATTCATGTATTCAATGAAGTATTAAGCAAAGGGCTAATCGACCATGTGAGCCATCAGTCGTTACTGGCTGCTTGGCTTTTTAGCCAATCCATAAACTGTTTGCTGTGTTGCTCGCGTTGGTTGTCGGCAAATTCATAAAAGCTGGTACCAACTAAGTTGTCTGGCAAATAGCTTTGCGGATAATAGTGATTGGGGTAATCGTGTGGATAGGCGTAACCTTGACCATAGCCTTGATTGCGCATCAGTTTGGTCACGCCATTGCGAAGGTGTAGCGGTACTGGAGAAGCATCTTTTTCTGCCAACGCCATCGCAGCATTGATGGCTTTATAAGTGCTGTTACTTTTGGCACTGGTCGCCAGATAAACCACTACTTGTCCCAAGATTATACGCGCTTCTGGCATACCAATTGATTGCACACTACGTAATGCTGCATCGGCAAGGAGTAAAGCATTAGGGTTGGCATTACCTATATCTTCACTGGCCAAGATGACCAAACGCCGCGCGATAAAATCGGCAGGCTCACCGCCAACTAACATCCGCGCCATCCAATAAAGCGCAGCATCAGGGTCTGAGCCACGTACGGACTTTATCATCGCCGAGATAATATCGTAATGCTGCTCGCCATCTTTGTCATAGCGTACCAACGCGGTCTGAGCGACACGAGCGACCAATTCATCGTTAATGACGAGCGGTGATTGCTTAGTGTCCGCCGTTTGAATAGCAAGCTCTAATAAATTCAGCGCCTTCCTCGCATCGCCGTGCGCCAGTTGGCTGATAGTGTCCTGTGCTTGTAAATCAACCGTCAAATTTTTCAGCACTGAATCTTCTGAAATTGCCCTGTGCAATACCGCACTGATTTGCTTAGGCGTCAGTGGCTCTAAACGATACACTTGGCAACGTGATAGCAGGGCATTATTGACACTAAAGGACGGGTTTTCAGTTGTCGCACCAATCAAGGTAATATCACCAGATTCAACCGCGCCCAGTAAGGCATCCTGCTGAGCCTTGTTAAAGCGGTGTATCTCATCGATAAAAACCACTGGCGATTCAAATGCCAATGAGTCCTTATTGTCTAACACTTCTCGCAGCTGTTTGACCCCAGTATTCAAGGCAGACAAGGCATGAAAAGGTCTGCCAACAGCATCAGCCAACAGCATGGCAATAGTCGTTTTGCCGATGCCAGCTTCACCATGCAAAATAATCGATAGCAGATGCCCTTGTTCGACCAAACGCCGCAAGGGCGCACCTGCTGCCAGTAGATGTTCTTGACCAATGATTGCATCAAGTGTCGTTGGGCGCATACGCTGGGCAAGGGGTGTATCGGCATGAAAATTAGGCGGCATAGAAATCTCTATTATCAATTTAAACAGCTATCAATTAGTTCATAACGACAGTGATTAATGGGTTTTTATTGCTGCATCTAAATGACTACATCCTAGATTACATTCATCATTTGTATGGAAAAATATTATATCTGTCTGTTTGGCATGATTTTCGCACTAATGAATATTAGACATGAGTAGTAAAAGTAGGCTAATTTATAAAGATGCTATTTAGTATGTGTCTTGGTATGTG
This region of Psychrobacter sp. JCM 18902 genomic DNA includes:
- a CDS encoding uroporphyrinogen-III synthase; the protein is MSSTLNHAQLIANSQSNNESSLTQVVINTRPVERAAALTDHLQVAGLTVVEIPMLTLQSRPTTEQDMTLMRQWLAGDYKALVIVSPTAAASGLAVWQALEDERQAQNHDDDNNNERKDIAINALQAPSYLIAVGEATASVLNHAKMEASNYQVLQPHIANNEGMLAMPEIERLQAGDKLLVWRGLGGRRLLVDTLLARGVHIDSIAWYERIMPVDAMAQYEQWLKEFLTDNLTHNIMQDASAVQQPKPIVVVSSGTAFEHWESIVRAVAEKALKQETARETPAILPYELSDFSYVVLGERLANMVADQQLSYWRVEDLAPETILAAIHAKAC
- the argH gene encoding argininosuccinate lyase, coding for MWGGRFSEATDSFVAAFTASVGFDQRFARHDIQGSIAHATMLKECDILTADEVATIIDGLHQVLREIEAGEFNWSIALEDVHMNVESRLTDIIGAVGKKLHTGRSRNDQVATDIRLWLREETDNIIALLVRLQSGLLDLAEQHTDTIMPGFTHLQTAQPVSFGHHVMAWFEMLYRDTERLVDARRRINQMPLGSAALAGTTFPIDRTITAELLGFEGICQNSLDAVSDRDFAIEFTSAASILMMHMSRMSEEIILWMSAQFNFVQIPDRFCTGSSIMPQKKNPDVPELVRGKAARVFGQLMTLLSLMKSQPLAYNKDNQEDKEPLFDCVDTLTGCLLAFADMLPNITPNKENMRAATMKGYATATDLADYLVRNGVAFRDAHEVVGNAVALGIAEGVDLSDLSLAQLQQFSDAIGDDVFEYLTLEGSLAARDHLGGTAPNQVKQAVARGRSRLEVFA
- the ribBA gene encoding bifunctional 3,4-dihydroxy-2-butanone-4-phosphate synthase/GTP cyclohydrolase II, which codes for MSLNTIPEIIEDIRAGKMVILMDDEDRENEGDIIMAATHVRPEDINFMITHARGLVCLTLSQARCQQLALPLMSDHNEAKFSTNFTVSIEAAEGVTTGISAADRARTIQAAVSSSAKPEDIVQPGHIFPIMAQNGGVLHRAGHTEAGCDLARLAGLEPAAVIVEIINADGTMARRDDLEIFAEEHGIKMGTIADLINYRIANEQTVEEIESRPFETEYGTFTLHRFREFGADETHLALVKGDVSEGVSTVRVHGFHPLRDLFAAKNDMTGRSGWSVRSALEEISNSDRGVLVWIGSNQPIDLGEALDKAADNESQSTITQQPYRSIGVGAQILRHLGVRDMRLLSSPMKFYALSGFDLNVIDFVHAPKQD
- a CDS encoding acyl-CoA thioesterase — protein: MDSLNQAAHVASNIADNHPDELSHYPIIHHQPIHWGEMDAFNHLNNVIYYRYAESARIGYLQALGMFDGSMVTVLAQSSCQYLRPVTYPDTLLLGVRCQRLGNTSIVMEYSYYSTVQAAIVATAEAVVVRLDSEGKRKLAWTEEERARLLALEAKVGHTPKL
- a CDS encoding sensor histidine kinase; protein product: MKNWRSYRYKTSQQNKSSSIAKDEVALLAERLEFFIPKLMEVMKPWQWFIYIFFWSLFVTVINRYDIATWSDFLIQLFSRVLQNTLSIIPSLYIIDYLRPIFKGMSIPKASMYVLALLMVASTISMILVMLVMINIGWFEYDRQTFILNILFDAVISGGFTLVFLLYFLRRYRETNALKQSFEQKLSAQNDVIKARIAPHFFFNTINTLVSLIESNPARASALLQHVSALFRASFNGAREISFEEEIALCEHYLAIESSRLADKLEVSWQLPDEDVMYDMVITALTLQSVLEKMLLNVVEMTTETIYINIRVTWQQHRVVITIGVALPKKTMIINHDLRQHMNFYIQAERLRAYFGQSADIKSSVTSSRIITVIDYPLQDVSL
- a CDS encoding LytR/AlgR family response regulator transcription factor, whose product is MRIVVCDDEPLARERLVRIVQESGHQVVAQATTGAEAIIAVKTQQPDIILLDIRMPEMDGVRCAQELAKLEHPPAIIFVTAYDHYAIAALKANAIGYLLKPANKDELLEALDKAKNLNAAQLNEIRKLEDPTARPVREHIAARTHRGVELIKLKDIYYFTADQKYVKVRHKDGIVLIDETLKELEQEFEDRLFRVHRNAIINLSFLDFLETLDAGQYQIRFKGIDETLAVSRRHLPALRDKIQSM
- a CDS encoding replication-associated recombination protein A; the encoded protein is MPPNFHADTPLAQRMRPTTLDAIIGQEHLLAAGAPLRRLVEQGHLLSIILHGEAGIGKTTIAMLLADAVGRPFHALSALNTGVKQLREVLDNKDSLAFESPVVFIDEIHRFNKAQQDALLGAVESGDITLIGATTENPSFSVNNALLSRCQVYRLEPLTPKQISAVLHRAISEDSVLKNLTVDLQAQDTISQLAHGDARKALNLLELAIQTADTKQSPLVINDELVARVAQTALVRYDKDGEQHYDIISAMIKSVRGSDPDAALYWMARMLVGGEPADFIARRLVILASEDIGNANPNALLLADAALRSVQSIGMPEARIILGQVVVYLATSAKSNSTYKAINAAMALAEKDASPVPLHLRNGVTKLMRNQGYGQGYAYPHDYPNHYYPQSYLPDNLVGTSFYEFADNQREQHSKQFMDWLKSQAASND
- the hemC gene encoding hydroxymethylbilane synthase, with amino-acid sequence MSNPQQTALTTLNIATRQSPLALWQAEHIRARLLDLYPELTINLLKIVTKGDKILDTPLAKIGGKGLFVKELEQALYDKQADIAVHSLKDVPMQLPEGLMLGVYCKRASPTDAFVSNTYNSLDELPQAAVVGTSSLRRQCQLKAYRPDLQIKTLRGNVGTRLGKLDAGEYDAIILATSGLQRIELDERIRGELDINACLPAVGQGALAIECREGDDEVLKLLAPLNDDKARIRLIAERALNRHLEGGCQVPIAAYAVLQIADETSSNNDDNGDNGNNDNGNVLWLRGRVGQADGSELLKAEKRVTLIGTQAEQEVQANQLGIDVANILLADGAGDILSAIYHPE